The following proteins are encoded in a genomic region of Lycium ferocissimum isolate CSIRO_LF1 unplaced genomic scaffold, AGI_CSIRO_Lferr_CH_V1 ctg5147, whole genome shotgun sequence:
- the LOC132044737 gene encoding uncharacterized protein LOC132044737, with protein sequence MEKEAKVRADDMLLKEIHSLKEAMRNPQVARGTKSVEYEDLCVQPDVDLPVGYKPPKFDTFNGTGDPHTHLRAYCDKLVGVGRDQNIRMKLFIRSLSGEALAWYTQQDVRKWRGWSDMAQDFMDRFSFNTDITPDRVYMTKLTKKSTESFREYALRWRSEAARVQPPMNDREMTATFIECQAGIFYEKMIGMMGQKFTEVVRMGEALEERIISGKIRDLTALQL encoded by the coding sequence atggagaaagagGCAAAAGTAAGGGCAGACGATATGTTGCTAAAAGAGATCCACAGTCTCAAAGAAGCAATGAGAAACCCTCAAGTTGCTAGGGGAACTAAGAGTGTAGAATACGAGGATCTGTGCGTTCAGCCTGATGTTGACTTACCTGTAGGCTACAAACCGCCGAAATTTGATACTTTCAATGGAACTGGCGATCCCCATACACACTTAAGGGCTTACTGCGACAAACTGGTTGGAGTAGGTAGAGATCAGAACATAAGGATGAAACTGTTCATAAGAAGCTTATCTGGTGAAGCTCTTGCCTGGTATACACAACAAGACGTCCGCAAGTGGCGTGGTTGGAGTGACATGGCCCAAGACTTTATGGACCGATTCAGTTTCAACACCGATATCACACCAGATAGAGTCTACATGACCAAGTTAACCAAGAAGTCAACTGAGTCGTTCCGCGAGTATGCACTGCGTTGGAGGTCAGAAGCAGCCAGGGTTCAACCCCCGATGAACGATAGAGAAATGACTGCCACCTTCATTGAATGCCAGGCCGGcatattttatgagaaaatgataGGTATGATGGGACAAAAATTCACAGAAGTTGTCAGAATGGGAGAAGccttggaagaaagaattatATCAGGGAAAATTCGGGATCTTACGGCTTTGCAGTTGTAA